One segment of Anguilla anguilla isolate fAngAng1 chromosome 1, fAngAng1.pri, whole genome shotgun sequence DNA contains the following:
- the LOC118209560 gene encoding sal-like protein 3 isoform X2, producing MSRRKQAKPQHLKSDEEPTLAGVVSENAAPGEGVDDADSGNESRSGSEETHVCEKCCAEFFKWSDFCEHLKSCTKNPLVLIVNEDEATPDTQEYPAELSPAPSCPSDPAESEDAEDSRTATEGDDGCAELALQGVAEKEDEPMEVEESPEKTVEPEEPEASSPPDVPLPQIDAPSSLTSYAMPNTNVTLETLHSTRVAVAQFSQSFRAVTGGVPTVAIPMILDQLMALQQQQIHQLQLIEQIRSQVAMMNRQPLQAALASSSTSSAGPQGPSSVPTPSQLQLQGFITPPVHQLPIRMPPSVNGQTSVSLTSALEGPQSRVSQASSGQSNPGINNSTSASVGSSLPPSGCGTISSSLLPPCSLASTHTNGGGSATGSSSSSQPRHSSSPPSLGHSSLLSSSSNLPLLPQSSSSSVIFPNPLASIAATANALDPLSALMKHRKGKPPNVSVFDTKPSSEDPFFKHKCRFCAKVFGSDSALQIHLRSHTGERPFKCNICGNRFSTKGNLKVHFQRHKEKYPHIQMNPYPVPEYLDNVPTSSGIPYGMSLPPEKPVTTWLDSKPVLPTVPTSVGLQLPPTLPSMGGYSDSPSLTPLSRSPQRRSPDSSECTSLSPNLINAETSLSAALESPQPNLIPDGPPVLKPEGIHLPPTCTTRLGESTATVTQVTLSATVTTTTTTSQVAEPITPPSSVSNPVLPMISDQFKAKFPFGGLLDSMQTSETSKLQQLVENIDKKMTDPNQCVICHRVLSCQSALKMHYRIHTGERPFKCKICGRAFTTKGNLKTHFGVHRSKPPLRVQHSCPICQKKFTNAVVLQQHIRMHMGGQIPNTPLPEGFQDMDTELFDEKSLDDMSSYDDDLLDEMEQSMEDEAEFKDGDFDPSKPLLPYSCMSPNSPPSVISSIAALENQMKMIDSTVNMTHCFGGLKSATENGFMENDRLTNDSSSAVGDLESQSPGSPAMSESSCSMQALSPAPSHAESLRSKSPGANIPDGTQETPATVKSEKSETPSPAPVPENGGALDLTATPPGRPFIKEESPFGMLFLSRDRGPSQSTPSLVTTAPSMIKIEMNGHSKPVPISEGQHLPVGIQVSVAPQTTMSPSITPMLAPPPPRRTPKQHNCHSCGKNFSSASALQIHERTHTGEKPFGCTICGRAFTTKGNLKVHMGTHMWNNAPARRGRRLSVENPMALLGGDAMKFGEMFQKDLAARAMNVDPSFWNQYAAAITNGLAMKNNEISVIQNGGIPQLPVSLGGGAIPSLGSLSGGMDRAHTGNSPPMIGLEKSGMEVGPGRPFSRFIEDNKEIGIN from the exons CAGCTCCGGGGGAAGGAGTGGACGATGCAGACAGTGGGAACGAGAGCCGGAGCGGGAGTGAAGAGACCCACGTGTGCGAGAAGTGCTGCGCCGAGTTCTTCAAGTGGTCTGACTTCTGCGAGCACCTGAAGAGCTGCACCAAGAACCCCCTGGTTCTGATCGTGAATGAGGACGAGGCGACGCCCGACACGCAGGAGTACCCTGCCGAGCTGTCCCCGGCTCCCAGCTGCCCGAGCGACCCGGCCGAGAGCGAGGACGCCGAGGACAGCCGAACGGCCACCGAGGGCGACGATGGGTGCGCGGAGCTAGCGCTCCAGGGCGTGGCCGAGAAGGAGGACGAGCCCATGGAGGTGGAAGAGTCCCCCGAGAAGACGGTCGAGCCGGAGGAACCGGAGGCCTCGTCCCCGCCGGACGTTCCCCTACCTCAGATCGACGCCCCATCCTCTCTGACCAGCTACGCCATGCCAAACACTAACGTGACCCTCGAGACCCTCCACAGCACCAGGGTGGCCGTGGCCCAGTTCTCTCAGAGCTTCCGGGCAGTGACCGGCGGGGTGCCCACTGTGGCCATCCCCATGATTCTGGATCAGCTGAtggcactgcagcagcagcagatacACCAGCTTCAGCTCATTGAGCAAATCCGCAGTCAGGTCGCTATGATGAACAGGCAGCCCCTGCAGGCTGCCttggcctcctcctccacctcctccgcTGGCCCCCAGGGCCCCTCCTCAGTCCCCACCCCAAGccagctccagctgcagggcTTCATCACACCCCCTGTCCACCAGCTGCCCATTAGGATGCCCCCTTCGGTTAACGGGCAAACCTCTGTTTCACTAACGTCTGCCCTGGAGGGCCCACAGTCCCGAGTCTCGCAGGCCAGCAGCGGGCAGTCCAACCCAGGGATAAACAACAGCACTTCGGCCTCGGTCGGATCCAGCCTCCCTCCTTCTGGCTGTGGCACAATCTCCTCTTCTCTGCTGCCCCCCTGCTCTCTCGCAAGTACGCACACAAACGGTGGGGGAAGTGCAACtggcagctcctcctcctcccaacCGCGCCACTCATCGAGCCCCCCCTCGCTGGGGCACAGCAGCCTCCTCAGCTCATCTTCCAACTTGCCACTGCTACCTCAGAGCTCCTCCAGTAGCGTCATCTTCCCTAACCCACTGGCCAGCATCGCTGCCACCGCCAACGCCCTGGACCCGCTCTCCGCTCTGATGAAGCACCGCAAGGGGAAGCCGCCCAATGTCTCGGTGTTTGACACCAAGCCCAGCTCTGAGGACCCCTTCTTCAAGCATAAGTGCAGGTTCTGCGCTAAGGTGTTCGGCAGCGACAGTGCCCTGCAGATCCATCTGCGCTCTCACACCGGGGAGAGACCCTTCAAATGCAACATCTGTGGTAATCGCTTCTCCACCAAGGGAAACCTGAAGGTTCACTTTCAGAGGCACAAAGAGAAGTACCCCCACATTCAGATGAACCCTTACCCGGTACCAGAATACCTCGACAATGTGCCCACAAGCTCTGGCATCCCGTATGGGATGTCTTTGCCACCTGAGAAGCCTGTGACCACCTGGCTGGACAGCAAGCCTGTATTGCCGACCGTCCCCACCTCAGTGGGCCTCCAGCTCCCCCCCACTTTGCCCAGCATGGGGGGCTACAGTGATTCTCCAAGCCTCACACCCTTAAGCAGGTCACCACAGAGACGCTCCCCCGATTCAAGCGAATGCACGTCCTTGTCTCCCAACCTCATCAATGCTGAGACTAGTCTGTCTGCAGCTTTGGAGTCTCCGCAGCCTAACCTCATTCCAGATGGGCCCCCTGTCCTGAAACCAGAGGGGATTCACCTGCCCCCCACCTGCACGACTAGGCTGGGAGAGAGCACTGCCACAGTGACTCAAGTCACCCTGTCGGCTACCGTCACAACCACGACTACAACCTCACAGGTTGCCGAACCCATCACCCCGCCCTCCTCAGTCTCCAACCCTGTACTTCCAATGATTTCTGATCAGTTCAAGGCTAAGTTTCCTTTCGGGGGCCTCCTTGACTCTATGCAAACTTCAGAGACTTCGAAGTTGCAGCAGCTGGTGGAGAACATCGACAAAAAAATGACCGACCCCAACCAGTGCGTCATCTGCCATCGCGTGCTCAGCTGTCAGAGTGCCCTGAAGATGCACTACCGCATCCACACAGGGGAGAGGCCCTTCAAATGCAAGATATGCGGCCGGGCGTTCACCACTAAAGGCAacctgaaaacacattttggtgTGCACAGATCCAAGCCCCCTCTACGGGTCCAGCACTCATGCCCCATCTGTCAGAAAAAGTTCACCAATGCCGTGGTCCTGCAGCAGCACATCCGCATGCACATGGGAGGTCAGATCCCCAACACTCCTTTGCCTGAGGGCTTCCAGGACATGGACACTGAACTTTTTGACGAAAAGAGCTTAGATGACATGAGCAGCTATGATGACGATCTGCTGGATGAAATGGAGCAGTCCATGGAGGACGAGGCAGAGTTCAAGGATGGAGACTTCGACCCCTCCAAACCCCTCCTCCCTTACTCCTGCATGTCTCCGAACTCCCCGCCCTCTGTAATCTCCAGTATTGCTGCCCTGGAAAACCAAATGAAGATGATTGACTCCACCGTGAACATGACCCACTGTTTTGGTGGGCTCAAGTCAGCGACAGAGAACGGTTTCATGGAGAATGATCGCCTGACAAATGACTCTTCCTCAGCAGTGGGtgacctggagagccagagccCTGGGAGCCCTGCAATGTCTGAGTCCTCTTGCTCCATGCAGGCCCTGTCTCCTGCCCCTAGCCACGCTGAGAGTCTTCGCTCCAAGTCGCCAGGTGCCAACATCCCTGACGGGACTCAGGAGACACCTGCCACTGTCAAGTCGGAGAAATCAGAGACTCCCTCACCCGCCCCTGTGCCTGAAAATGGAGGGGCACTTGATCTAACTGCTACCCCACCCGGCAGACCCTTCATCAAGGAGGAGAGTCCGTTTGGAATGCTGTTTCTGAGCAGAGATCGTG GCCCAAGCCAAAGCACTCCGAGTCTTGTTACCACCGCACCCAGCATGATCAAAATTGAGATGAACGGGCACAGCAAGCCGGTCCCCATAAGCGAAGGCCAACATCTGCCGGTTGGCATCCAGGTTTCCGTGGCACCCCAGACAACAATGAGCCCCAGCATCACGCCCATGCTGGCGCCGCCACCTCCCCGCCGGACCCCCAAGCAACACAACTGCCACTCGTGCGGGAAGAACTTCTCCTCCGCCAGTGCCCTGCAGATTCACGAACGCACGCATACTGGTGAAAAGCCTTTCGGCTGCACAATCTGCGGTCGAGCGTTTACCACAAAAGGAAACTTGAAG GTTCATATGGGTACCCACATGTGGAACAATGCCCCTGCCAGGAGGGGGCGCCGCCTGTCAGTGGAGAACCCCATGGCTCTGCTGGGCGGCGATGCCATGAAATTCGGCGAGATGTTCCAGAAGGACTTGGCAGCACGGGCCATGAATGTGGACCCCAGCTTCTGGAACCAGTACGCCGCAGCCATCACCAACGGCCTGGCCATGAAGAACAACGAGATCTCTGTCATCCAGAACGGTGGCATTCCCCAGCTTCCTGTCAGCCTGGGTGGGGGCGCCATCCCCTCGCTGGGGAGCCTCTCCGGCGGCATGGACCGGGCGCACACCGGCAACAGCCCCCCCATGATCGGCCTGGAAAAATCCGGGATGGAGGTGGGACCCGGCCGCCCATTTTCTAGATTTATCGAGGACAACAAAGAGATCGGGATCAATTAA
- the LOC118209560 gene encoding sal-like protein 3 isoform X1: MSRRKQAKPQHLKSDEEPTLAGVVSENDVVDEELWMKAGALKNVAAPGEGVDDADSGNESRSGSEETHVCEKCCAEFFKWSDFCEHLKSCTKNPLVLIVNEDEATPDTQEYPAELSPAPSCPSDPAESEDAEDSRTATEGDDGCAELALQGVAEKEDEPMEVEESPEKTVEPEEPEASSPPDVPLPQIDAPSSLTSYAMPNTNVTLETLHSTRVAVAQFSQSFRAVTGGVPTVAIPMILDQLMALQQQQIHQLQLIEQIRSQVAMMNRQPLQAALASSSTSSAGPQGPSSVPTPSQLQLQGFITPPVHQLPIRMPPSVNGQTSVSLTSALEGPQSRVSQASSGQSNPGINNSTSASVGSSLPPSGCGTISSSLLPPCSLASTHTNGGGSATGSSSSSQPRHSSSPPSLGHSSLLSSSSNLPLLPQSSSSSVIFPNPLASIAATANALDPLSALMKHRKGKPPNVSVFDTKPSSEDPFFKHKCRFCAKVFGSDSALQIHLRSHTGERPFKCNICGNRFSTKGNLKVHFQRHKEKYPHIQMNPYPVPEYLDNVPTSSGIPYGMSLPPEKPVTTWLDSKPVLPTVPTSVGLQLPPTLPSMGGYSDSPSLTPLSRSPQRRSPDSSECTSLSPNLINAETSLSAALESPQPNLIPDGPPVLKPEGIHLPPTCTTRLGESTATVTQVTLSATVTTTTTTSQVAEPITPPSSVSNPVLPMISDQFKAKFPFGGLLDSMQTSETSKLQQLVENIDKKMTDPNQCVICHRVLSCQSALKMHYRIHTGERPFKCKICGRAFTTKGNLKTHFGVHRSKPPLRVQHSCPICQKKFTNAVVLQQHIRMHMGGQIPNTPLPEGFQDMDTELFDEKSLDDMSSYDDDLLDEMEQSMEDEAEFKDGDFDPSKPLLPYSCMSPNSPPSVISSIAALENQMKMIDSTVNMTHCFGGLKSATENGFMENDRLTNDSSSAVGDLESQSPGSPAMSESSCSMQALSPAPSHAESLRSKSPGANIPDGTQETPATVKSEKSETPSPAPVPENGGALDLTATPPGRPFIKEESPFGMLFLSRDRGPSQSTPSLVTTAPSMIKIEMNGHSKPVPISEGQHLPVGIQVSVAPQTTMSPSITPMLAPPPPRRTPKQHNCHSCGKNFSSASALQIHERTHTGEKPFGCTICGRAFTTKGNLKVHMGTHMWNNAPARRGRRLSVENPMALLGGDAMKFGEMFQKDLAARAMNVDPSFWNQYAAAITNGLAMKNNEISVIQNGGIPQLPVSLGGGAIPSLGSLSGGMDRAHTGNSPPMIGLEKSGMEVGPGRPFSRFIEDNKEIGIN; this comes from the exons ATGTAGTGGATGAAGAACTATGGATGAAGGCgggtgctttaaaaaatgttg CAGCTCCGGGGGAAGGAGTGGACGATGCAGACAGTGGGAACGAGAGCCGGAGCGGGAGTGAAGAGACCCACGTGTGCGAGAAGTGCTGCGCCGAGTTCTTCAAGTGGTCTGACTTCTGCGAGCACCTGAAGAGCTGCACCAAGAACCCCCTGGTTCTGATCGTGAATGAGGACGAGGCGACGCCCGACACGCAGGAGTACCCTGCCGAGCTGTCCCCGGCTCCCAGCTGCCCGAGCGACCCGGCCGAGAGCGAGGACGCCGAGGACAGCCGAACGGCCACCGAGGGCGACGATGGGTGCGCGGAGCTAGCGCTCCAGGGCGTGGCCGAGAAGGAGGACGAGCCCATGGAGGTGGAAGAGTCCCCCGAGAAGACGGTCGAGCCGGAGGAACCGGAGGCCTCGTCCCCGCCGGACGTTCCCCTACCTCAGATCGACGCCCCATCCTCTCTGACCAGCTACGCCATGCCAAACACTAACGTGACCCTCGAGACCCTCCACAGCACCAGGGTGGCCGTGGCCCAGTTCTCTCAGAGCTTCCGGGCAGTGACCGGCGGGGTGCCCACTGTGGCCATCCCCATGATTCTGGATCAGCTGAtggcactgcagcagcagcagatacACCAGCTTCAGCTCATTGAGCAAATCCGCAGTCAGGTCGCTATGATGAACAGGCAGCCCCTGCAGGCTGCCttggcctcctcctccacctcctccgcTGGCCCCCAGGGCCCCTCCTCAGTCCCCACCCCAAGccagctccagctgcagggcTTCATCACACCCCCTGTCCACCAGCTGCCCATTAGGATGCCCCCTTCGGTTAACGGGCAAACCTCTGTTTCACTAACGTCTGCCCTGGAGGGCCCACAGTCCCGAGTCTCGCAGGCCAGCAGCGGGCAGTCCAACCCAGGGATAAACAACAGCACTTCGGCCTCGGTCGGATCCAGCCTCCCTCCTTCTGGCTGTGGCACAATCTCCTCTTCTCTGCTGCCCCCCTGCTCTCTCGCAAGTACGCACACAAACGGTGGGGGAAGTGCAACtggcagctcctcctcctcccaacCGCGCCACTCATCGAGCCCCCCCTCGCTGGGGCACAGCAGCCTCCTCAGCTCATCTTCCAACTTGCCACTGCTACCTCAGAGCTCCTCCAGTAGCGTCATCTTCCCTAACCCACTGGCCAGCATCGCTGCCACCGCCAACGCCCTGGACCCGCTCTCCGCTCTGATGAAGCACCGCAAGGGGAAGCCGCCCAATGTCTCGGTGTTTGACACCAAGCCCAGCTCTGAGGACCCCTTCTTCAAGCATAAGTGCAGGTTCTGCGCTAAGGTGTTCGGCAGCGACAGTGCCCTGCAGATCCATCTGCGCTCTCACACCGGGGAGAGACCCTTCAAATGCAACATCTGTGGTAATCGCTTCTCCACCAAGGGAAACCTGAAGGTTCACTTTCAGAGGCACAAAGAGAAGTACCCCCACATTCAGATGAACCCTTACCCGGTACCAGAATACCTCGACAATGTGCCCACAAGCTCTGGCATCCCGTATGGGATGTCTTTGCCACCTGAGAAGCCTGTGACCACCTGGCTGGACAGCAAGCCTGTATTGCCGACCGTCCCCACCTCAGTGGGCCTCCAGCTCCCCCCCACTTTGCCCAGCATGGGGGGCTACAGTGATTCTCCAAGCCTCACACCCTTAAGCAGGTCACCACAGAGACGCTCCCCCGATTCAAGCGAATGCACGTCCTTGTCTCCCAACCTCATCAATGCTGAGACTAGTCTGTCTGCAGCTTTGGAGTCTCCGCAGCCTAACCTCATTCCAGATGGGCCCCCTGTCCTGAAACCAGAGGGGATTCACCTGCCCCCCACCTGCACGACTAGGCTGGGAGAGAGCACTGCCACAGTGACTCAAGTCACCCTGTCGGCTACCGTCACAACCACGACTACAACCTCACAGGTTGCCGAACCCATCACCCCGCCCTCCTCAGTCTCCAACCCTGTACTTCCAATGATTTCTGATCAGTTCAAGGCTAAGTTTCCTTTCGGGGGCCTCCTTGACTCTATGCAAACTTCAGAGACTTCGAAGTTGCAGCAGCTGGTGGAGAACATCGACAAAAAAATGACCGACCCCAACCAGTGCGTCATCTGCCATCGCGTGCTCAGCTGTCAGAGTGCCCTGAAGATGCACTACCGCATCCACACAGGGGAGAGGCCCTTCAAATGCAAGATATGCGGCCGGGCGTTCACCACTAAAGGCAacctgaaaacacattttggtgTGCACAGATCCAAGCCCCCTCTACGGGTCCAGCACTCATGCCCCATCTGTCAGAAAAAGTTCACCAATGCCGTGGTCCTGCAGCAGCACATCCGCATGCACATGGGAGGTCAGATCCCCAACACTCCTTTGCCTGAGGGCTTCCAGGACATGGACACTGAACTTTTTGACGAAAAGAGCTTAGATGACATGAGCAGCTATGATGACGATCTGCTGGATGAAATGGAGCAGTCCATGGAGGACGAGGCAGAGTTCAAGGATGGAGACTTCGACCCCTCCAAACCCCTCCTCCCTTACTCCTGCATGTCTCCGAACTCCCCGCCCTCTGTAATCTCCAGTATTGCTGCCCTGGAAAACCAAATGAAGATGATTGACTCCACCGTGAACATGACCCACTGTTTTGGTGGGCTCAAGTCAGCGACAGAGAACGGTTTCATGGAGAATGATCGCCTGACAAATGACTCTTCCTCAGCAGTGGGtgacctggagagccagagccCTGGGAGCCCTGCAATGTCTGAGTCCTCTTGCTCCATGCAGGCCCTGTCTCCTGCCCCTAGCCACGCTGAGAGTCTTCGCTCCAAGTCGCCAGGTGCCAACATCCCTGACGGGACTCAGGAGACACCTGCCACTGTCAAGTCGGAGAAATCAGAGACTCCCTCACCCGCCCCTGTGCCTGAAAATGGAGGGGCACTTGATCTAACTGCTACCCCACCCGGCAGACCCTTCATCAAGGAGGAGAGTCCGTTTGGAATGCTGTTTCTGAGCAGAGATCGTG GCCCAAGCCAAAGCACTCCGAGTCTTGTTACCACCGCACCCAGCATGATCAAAATTGAGATGAACGGGCACAGCAAGCCGGTCCCCATAAGCGAAGGCCAACATCTGCCGGTTGGCATCCAGGTTTCCGTGGCACCCCAGACAACAATGAGCCCCAGCATCACGCCCATGCTGGCGCCGCCACCTCCCCGCCGGACCCCCAAGCAACACAACTGCCACTCGTGCGGGAAGAACTTCTCCTCCGCCAGTGCCCTGCAGATTCACGAACGCACGCATACTGGTGAAAAGCCTTTCGGCTGCACAATCTGCGGTCGAGCGTTTACCACAAAAGGAAACTTGAAG GTTCATATGGGTACCCACATGTGGAACAATGCCCCTGCCAGGAGGGGGCGCCGCCTGTCAGTGGAGAACCCCATGGCTCTGCTGGGCGGCGATGCCATGAAATTCGGCGAGATGTTCCAGAAGGACTTGGCAGCACGGGCCATGAATGTGGACCCCAGCTTCTGGAACCAGTACGCCGCAGCCATCACCAACGGCCTGGCCATGAAGAACAACGAGATCTCTGTCATCCAGAACGGTGGCATTCCCCAGCTTCCTGTCAGCCTGGGTGGGGGCGCCATCCCCTCGCTGGGGAGCCTCTCCGGCGGCATGGACCGGGCGCACACCGGCAACAGCCCCCCCATGATCGGCCTGGAAAAATCCGGGATGGAGGTGGGACCCGGCCGCCCATTTTCTAGATTTATCGAGGACAACAAAGAGATCGGGATCAATTAA